In Canis lupus baileyi chromosome X, mCanLup2.hap1, whole genome shotgun sequence, one DNA window encodes the following:
- the LOC140628617 gene encoding histone H2A-Bbd type 1-like: protein MSGERGPGHSRRPRRHGLSRSRRAELQFPVSRVDRLLREGHYAHRLSSSTPVFLAGILEYLTSNILELAGQEARNSHKMRITPEHLQKALGNNQYLSQLFEENTYSQGDGMVQARKWSGPGTGADSRI, encoded by the coding sequence ATGTCTGGAGAAAGAGGCCCCGGGCATTCCCGTAGACCGAGGAGGCACGGCCTGTCCCGCTCTAGAAGAGCCGAACTGCAGTTCCCCGTCAGCCGCGTGGACCGCCTCCTGCGCGAGGGTCACTATGCCCACCGCTTAAGCTCGTCCACACCTGTGTTCCTGGCCGGCATCCTAGAGTACCTGACATCCAACATCCTGGAGCTCGCGGGCCAGGAGGCCCGCAACAGCCACAAGATGCGCATCACCCCTGAGCACCTGCAGAAGGCCCTGGGCAACAACCAGTACCTGAGCCAACTCTTTGAGGAGAACACCTACTCCCAGGGGGATGGGATGGTCCAGGCCAGGAAGTGGTCAGGCCCGGGCACTGGGGCCGACAGCCGCATCTAG